Within the Leptotrichia sp. oral taxon 498 genome, the region GTTCAACTACAAAAAACATCGGACTTCACACAACATTTGACATGATAAGAGATTATTTGCCAGAACCAATGGACAATCCAAAAGTTGATGCTAAAAAAGATAAAACTACTTGCCAAATTTTTAAAACAATAATTGATTCATTTTTGGGAAAAGTTTCTTATGCAAAAGTTTTATCTGGAGAGCTAAAACCTGATTCAGAAATTTATAATTTGAATAAGAAAAAAAATGAAAAAATTGGAAAACTTGGAACAAATGTGGCTGGAAAAATGGAAATTTTAAAAAAAGGAGTCTGTGGAGATGTTGTTTTATTAACGAAACTCGAACATGCTCAAACTTCAGATACACTTTCAACTGATAAAAATGAAACTGCACAAAAGAATATCACTTTTCCAAAAGCTCAACTTTTGGTTGCAATAGAACCACTAAATAAAAACGATGATGAAAAGATGTCGACTGGACTTAACAAACTTATGGAAGAAGATCCGTCTTTTTCTTGGAAAAGGGATATGGAAACTAAGCAAACTATTTTGGGAGTGCAAGGAGAACTGCATTCCATCACATTGATTGAAAAACTAAAATCTAAATTCGGAGTTGATATAAAAACAGTTGACTTAAAAGTGCCATACCGTGAAACTATTAAAGGAAATTCGGATGTTCAAGGAAAATATAAAAAGCAATCGGGAGGACACGGACAATATGGAGATGTGCTTATCAAATTTTCTCCTTGCGATGAACATTTTGTATTTGAAGAAACTATTACTGGAGGAAGGGTGCCGAAATCATATATTCCAGCTGTTGAAAAAGGATTAAGAGAATCACTTGCCCACGGAGTTTTAGCGGATTATCCTGTCACAAATATAAAAGCAGTTTTGTATGATGGCTCTTATCACGATGTGGATTCTTCAGAAATGGCTTTTAAAATTGCAGCAAATTTAGCTTTTAAAAAAGGAATGCTTGAAGCTAAACCGACTTTGCTCGAACCAATTATGGAACTTACAATTTTTGTGCCAGAAAACTGTATCGGGGATATAATGGGGGACATTAACAAAAAGCGTGGAAAAATCATCGGTATGGACACTCATAAATCAACTAAGCAAAAAATTACAGCTGAAATTCCAATGGCCGAAACATTTAAATATGCAACCGATTTAAAATCGATGACAAAAGGAAAGGGATATTTTGAAATGAAACTTTTAAAATATGAAGAAGTTCCCTTTGATTTAGCACAAAAGATAATTGAAATCAGAAAAAAATAATTCTTGAAATAATAAATTTATATTTTTAATAAAATTTTTGAAAGCGTCTGAAATTTATAGTTATTTTAATATATATTTTAGAGATTTATGAAAAAATTTTTACTTATCTAATAAAAGTCATAAAAATTCGGTGATAACGATATTCATAGGATAAAGGACTGTTTTATGAAACCGTCATGAAACAGTTCTTAAAAAAAATTATAGGCATCTCACTTTACTGTGAATTACCTATTTATTTTTTAAATATTATTCTTTTCTTTCGGAATCCCTATTCCATTTAAAAATAAATCTATTTCTTTTTCAAGATCCAATACATCCTCCCTCGCATAATGCTCATAATTATTTCCCAATTTTAGTGTTCTTAACACCACTTCCCCAAGATAACTTATTTCAAACATATACTCTTCTACAACTAATTTTGTTTTATTATTTATTTCATCATCGTAAAAATCTATAACCAATGTTACCGTAAAATCTGAAAGATCTTTTAAATCAACTTTCCTGTCATTAACAAAATAATGTAAAATGCTTTGTTTTATAATAAATTCCAAATCGCTTTCAATAAAATCTCGTGGCTTATCCATATTGTGTGCAATATAAACTAGCACTTTATCCAAAAATATCGTATCAATCAACTCCTAATTTTTATTTTAATTTTTTTATTTTCAAAATTTACTTTTATCCCTTTGAAAAAAATTCTTTTGCTAATTCTTTTAGAAAAAAAACATCATAAACTCCACATACTTCTCTTGCCGAATGCATAGCAAGCATAGGGACTCCAACATCCACTGAATCTATTCCCAAGTGAGTTGCAGAAATTGGACCAATTGTCGAGCCACCAGGTTCATTTGATTCATTTACAAAATTTTGAATTTTTATATCGGTTCCTTCGACCAATTGCTTAATCACAGAAATTGAATAGGCATCCGATGTATATCTCTGTTTTGCGCTTATTTTCACAGATAAACCTTCATTCATTTTTCCACGGTTTGTTGGATCTGTTTTGGAAATATGTGCGGGATGTGCAGCGTGTGCTGCATCAGCTGAAAGCATAAAAGAATTTTCAATCATTTGTAAAAATTCAATTCTATCAAGTCCCAATGTCAAAGCAATTCTCTCTAACGTATTTAACAAGTAATTGGAATCAGCTCCCTGTTTTGTTGCACTTCCAATTTCCTCATTATCAAATGCGACAAATACATTAATTCTATCCTCATTTTTACTGGCTTCAAAAAGTCCAAGCAGTCCCGTGTAAACTGAAGCCAAATTATCAATTTTAGGCGAAGAAATCATTTCTTCGTTTGCACCCAAAAGGCAACCTTTTTCCCAGCAATAAACATACAAGTCAAAATCAAGAATATCTTCTTTTCTCACATCAACATTTTCCAAAATCAATTTTGTGAGAAATTCTTCTTTTTCAAATTTTTCATTTATAAGAGAAAGCACTGGCAAGACATCGTTTTGTCTGTCTATTTTTACTCCATTATTAACTTCTCTATTCTGATGAATTGCTAAATTTGGTATTGTCATAACTGGCTTATCTATTTTCACTTTTATAGTTTTTGGTGCAAATATATTTTCTCCTTTTACAATAAGTCTTCCTGCAATAGATAGCGGTCTATCAAACCAAGTATTTAAAATTGGACCTCCATAAACTTCTGTATTTAATCTTAATATATTTTCTGTTATCATTTCAGGATTCGGCTTAATTTTAAAACAAGGCGAATCCGTATGTGCCGCAAATATTTTAAATCCTTTTTTTATATCAACGTTTTTTCCCACTGTAAATGCTATTATTGTAGAGCTTGACTTTTTAAAAAAATATTTTCCACCTTTTTTCAATTTCCATTTTTCTTGTGGCATAAGTCTTAAAAATTTATTTTCTTCTAAAATATCAGAACAATTTTTTACAACATGAAATGTACTTACGCTGTCATCAATAAATTCAATAACTTCTCTTCCAAAACTTTTTACTTCCATATCCAAAAATTTCTCTTGAATATTAACCAATTCTTTCGTATTATGTATCACCTGTATGTCCTCCCAATAAATAAATTTCTTAATACTTATATTATACCCCAAAAATCAAAAATTCCTAAAAATTTTTTTATTTAAAAAAAACAGGAATTTAGTTATTCCTGAATTTTTATCTTATTTTTTTTCCACAAATACTTCAGTCGCATTGTTAACTTCTTCTCCAAGTGACACTTTTAACGCAACAATTGCCACTTCAAGTTGACTTTCATCTGGCTCTCTGGTTGTAATTTTTTGCAGCCACATTCCAGGAATTGCTATCATTTTTGCAAAGATGTTATCTAAATGAAAACTTGACCATCTTTGGAACTCATATGAAATTCCTGCAACAAATGGCACAAAGAGTACTCTTGTAATCAATTTATAAAGCACCATAAATAGATGATTTCCCTTTGGCATTGGCAAAATAAAATCTACCAGCGAAAAAACTATTATACTTACAAGCATTACAAGAAGCAAAAAGCTTGTTCCACATCTTGGATGAAATCTTGTGCAAACTTTTGCATTTTTTGGCGTTAACTCTTTGTGTAATTCATAGTTCATTATACTTTTGTGCTCCGCCCCATGATATTCAAATACTCTTTTTATATCTTTTAAAAACGAGATCCCAAAAATATATCCCAAAAACAATAATAATTTTATAATAGCTTCTGTTAAATTTTGCATCACAATATTTGAAGGAAATAAAAATCCTCCGACTGCTGATGGCAACCACATAAATACTGCAATACTTACTAGGACTGATATTAAAATTGTAAAACCAATTTGTTTGTCGCTTAACTCCTCTTCTTCAAGTCCAGCTTGATTTGATGCGAATATAAGCTCACTTGTCCCTATAAACATTGCGTCATAAAGGGAAATAATTCCTCTTATGAATGGAATTTTTACCCATTTATTATTATTTTCTGTCAAAATTCTTTTTTTGTAGACAATACTTCCGTCCTGTTTTCTCACCGCTGTTGCAATTGCTTTAGGACCTCTCATCATGACACCTTCCACAACGGCTTGTCCACCCACTGTAACCCTATTTTCTTTTTGTTTCATTTATTTCTCACTTTCTTAAATTAATTTATTCCCTGTCCAAAGCAGTTTTATTTTTTATTCTTCTCAGAGCTTTACTAATATGAAGCGCTTTAAATTTACTTATGCCTTTTAGTTCTGTTACCTCTTGAACAGAAGCCGCCAAAATAGACTGTACTCCTGAAAATTCTTTTATCAAAGTTTCCTTATCCTTTTTAGTAATTTTTGAAATATTGTTTAATAGCCCGTATCCTCTTGGCTCAATCTTTTCATCTAAATTAATAACGTTAATGTCATATCCCAATAGATTTAAAATTTTTTCATCATCTAACAAATCTTCTTTTGTCAAATTTTTTACTTTATTTACAATTTTCTCAATTTTTACGCAACCTTTTTGATAATCTCTTATGAGTGCTTCAAAACTTTCATTTTTATTGAGCATAATTTCCTCATATTGAATTTTTATAAGCCTGCCTTCAGTCCCTAGCTCAGACATATATTCTTTTAGCTCTTCAGACATTCTAAAAAAAAGTCCATACATTCTAAAACATTCAATAACATCAAATAACATAACTGTATTATCATATTCCAAAATAGATAAATTAGTGCGAATTTTTTCAATGTTTACAGAATATTTTTCAAGTGCCGTTATCGCTTGGGAAGCTTTTGTAAATAAACCGCCTATATCATTTAACAAATATCTGAATTTCCCCAAATATACCGTTATTTTATTTCGTCTTTCAGAAACTGTTATTACCAGATTCCCTTTTTGCTGTGCTATTCTGTGTGCTGCCTGATGCCGTGTACCGCTTTCATCAGTCTCTATATTATAATTTGGCTGCAGCTGGATATTCGCACCATAAATTGTTTCAATATCTTCAGATAAAATTATTGCACCGTCCATTTTGGAAAGCTCGTAGACTCTTTGCGGAGAATACTCGGCATTTAATTCAAATCCACCACCCATAACATCTTTTAACTCTTCAGGATTTCCTAAAACAATCAAAGCTCCAAGTTTTGCTTCTTGGATTCTACCAACGGCTTCTCTTAATTTTGAACCCGGTGATATAATTTCAAATATATATTCTAATATTTTTTTTCTGTTTGTTAATTTTTTCATTATTTTATTTTATCCTTTCAACTAATTCACTTATATTACTGATGTAATTTAGTTTTATTTTTCTTTTGGATTTATTATTTTCTTCGTTTTCCAGCTCTTCTTTATGGCTTTTTGGCAAATAAACTCCTGTGAATCCTAACTTTTCAAGTTCCGTTATTCTATTCTTTATAAACGAAACCTTCCTCACTTCTCCTCTAAGCCCCAGCTCCCCAATTGCCGCTATTTTTTGACTAACAGGCTTTCCACTAATTGAAGACAATAGAGAAAAAACTACAGCCAAATCGGAACTTCTGTCACTTAAATTGATTCCGCCAGGAATATTAATATAAATATCCTTTGAATTTACATCTACCTTCAATGAACGTGATAAAACTGCACTTAAAATTTCAACTCTATTTTTGTCATATCCTTCCACAGTTCTTCGTGGCATTCCAAAATTTGGTGTTCCAAGTAGTGACTGCACTTCAAACAAAAACACTCTACTTCCTTCAAAAACTGGAACTATTATACTTCCGATATTTTTTTCATCTCTGTCACTTATAAAAAAATCTGACGGATTTTTTACTTCACTTATTCCATTTTCCTTTATATCAAAAATAGAAACTTCATTTGTTGACCCATATCTATTTTTTGTTGAACGAATTATTCTGTAATAGTTATTTTCTTCTCCTTCAATCTGCAATACGGCATCAACCATATGCTCCAAAAGTTTCGGTCCCGCCAATTTTCCATCTTTCGTTATATGTCCGACTATGTAAAAGGAAATCTCATTTTTTTTCGCAATTTCAATTATTTTTAACGTAGTTTCCCGAATTTGAGAAACACCTCCAGCAATAGAAGACAAATTTTGTGAATACATCGTCTGAATCGAATCAATTACAACAACTTTAGGTTTTTCCTTCAAAATAATACTTTCGATATTTTCAATTTTTGTGTCGCTCACAATGTACAAATTTTCACTTTTTACATTTACTCTGTCCGCTCTTTGCTTTATCTGACTTGCTGATTCTTCCCCAGAAACATAAAAAACTGCTCCCAATTTTGAATATTCCTGTGACAACTGAAGGAGTAGTGTCGACTTTCCAATTCCAGGACTTCCTGTTACGAGCACCACTTCTCCTTTTATCAGTCCCCCGCCTAAAACTCTGTCAAATTCCTCAAACGAAGTTCTCATTCTAAATTCTTTCTCTATTTCTATCTCTGAAATTTTACTTATGGAAATATCTTGAGATACTATATTTTTAGATGCTTTTAATTCCACTTCTTCTTCAAATGTTCCCCAGGAATTGCAATTTGGACATTTCCCTAGCCACTTTAGTGAACTGTAGCCACATTCTGAACATATAAATTTCATCTTTTCCTTTTTTACTGCCAAAACTCACACCCCCTTTTTTACACATTGAATATTGAACTAAATATTCTTACTTTTTTATTCACTCATTAATTCCACTTTTTCTATTATTTTTTCTTCCACTTCTTTTGTCACAAAATGGCTTAAATCTCCATTATTTTGTGCAACTTCTTTAACCAAACTGGAACTTAAATATAAATATTCTCTTGATGCAGTCAAAAATACCGTTTCATATTCACTTTTTGCAAGTGTCTTATTTGTCAGTGTAAACTGCAACTCATACTCATAATCTGACAATGCTCTAAGTCCACGAATTAGAATATCAACTTTTTCTTGACAAATAAAATCTACCAATAACCCATTGAAAATTTTAACTTCTGCTTCTATATTCTCTTTTTTTAAAGTTTCTTTTATCATCGCAACTTTTTCTTCATCAGAAAACCAGGATTTTGATTTTGAAGAATTTTTAAAAATTCCAATTACCACTTTGTCAAATAATTTTGAAGAACGTCTTATAATATCTAAATGACCTTTTGTTATTGGATCAAAGCTACCTGGATACAAAGCTTTTTTTTTCATAATTGTTCTCCTATTTTTTTAATTTACTCAATTTTTCAAGTGCCTGTTTTGCCGCATTTTTTTCTGCTTCTTTTTTACTCTTACCTACTCCAACACCAAAAACTTCGTCATTCCATTTCACACAAGTTTCAAAAATTTTATCATGATCAGGTCCTTTTGTTCCAATTAACACATATTCTGGCATTTTTTTATATTTTCCTTGAACAACTTCCTGTAAAATTGTTTTATGATCTCCTGTTCCTTCGATTTCTTCAAGATTGTCTATCTTATTAAGTAAAAATTTTAATGCGACTTCTTTAGCAGTATAATAGTCAGAATCCTTAAAAATTGCACCAATTAGCGCTTCAAACGCATCTCCTAAAATTGATTTTCTGTGTCTTCCACCAGACATAATTTCACCGTTACTTAAATATAAATATTCTCCCAATTCCATATCGGATGAAATTGACGAAAATACTGGTTCACTTATAATTTGACTTTTTAATTTGGCAAGTTCTCCTTCTGTTTTTCCTTCATATCTTTCGTAAATATATTCTGTCGTTATTAAATTCAGGACGGCATCTCCTAAAAATTCAAGTTTTTCATTGTTATAGCGCTTCGTCTTTTCGATTTCATTCGAGTATGACCTATGTATCAAAGCTTTCTCCAAATATTTTTTATTTTTAAACTCATAACCTATCTTCCTCATAAGTTCCTCTGAATCTTTTTGCATCATTCCACCTCCTTAACTTATTAATAGTCAAACTACAAAATAGCAGTTTGACTATAAATTTTAATATTATCCTTTATATTTTCTAAACGCAAGTACCGCATTATGTCCACCAAATCCAAGTGAACTTGACATTCCAACTTCAATATCTCTTTTTACAGCTTTATTTGGCACATAATCCAAATCACAAAGTGGATCAGGATTTTCGTAATTTATCGTAGGCGGCATTATTCCTCTATCAATAGCAAGTGCTAAAAATGCAGCTTCTATTCCACCTGCTCCCCCCAATAGATGTCCTGTCGCACCTTTTGTCGAACTTACTGAAAGTTTGTAAGCGTGTTCTCCAAATGCTGTTTTTATTGCTTGTGTTTCATTTTTATCGTTTGCCGGAGTTGAAGTTCCGTGTGCATTTATATATCCAACTTCTTCAGGTTTTATATTTCCTTGCTCCATTGCCATTTTAAAAGCTCTGGCTGCTCCTTCTCCACCGTCAGATGGCGCTGTCATATGATAAGCATCTCCTGTTTCTCCGTATCCCACAACTTCTGCATAAATCTTAGCTCCTCGTGCTTTTGCATGTTCCAACTCTTCCAAAATTAAAACTCCTGCTCCTTCTCCTAATACAAATCCATCTCTATCCGCAGTAAACGGTCTTGAAGCAGTTTTAGGGTCAGGATTAGTTGATAACGCTTTTAAGTTTGCAAATCCTGCAATTCCAGATGGTGTCACAGTAGCTTCAGTTCCTCCCGCAATCATCGCATCCGCTTTTCCTAATAGAATTGTCTGGAAAGCATCTCCAATTGAGTTTGTCCCTGACGCACAAGCTGTCACTACTGTTTTATTTGGTCCTTTTGCCCCTGTGTAAATTGACGTATTTCCAGACGCCATGTTTGCAATAGCTGCTGGAATATAAAATGGAGATACTCTTTTTGGTCCTCTTGTAACCAATTTTTCCACTTCTTGCTCTATCACATCAAGTCCACCAATTCCTGAACCAATAATTGTCCCAATTCTATCTGCGTTTTCTTCTGTAATTTCAAGTTTTGCATCTTCCAAAGCTTCTTTAG harbors:
- the rnc gene encoding ribonuclease III, translated to MMQKDSEELMRKIGYEFKNKKYLEKALIHRSYSNEIEKTKRYNNEKLEFLGDAVLNLITTEYIYERYEGKTEGELAKLKSQIISEPVFSSISSDMELGEYLYLSNGEIMSGGRHRKSILGDAFEALIGAIFKDSDYYTAKEVALKFLLNKIDNLEEIEGTGDHKTILQEVVQGKYKKMPEYVLIGTKGPDHDKIFETCVKWNDEVFGVGVGKSKKEAEKNAAKQALEKLSKLKK
- a CDS encoding elongation factor G codes for the protein MRIYDGNNIRNIALLGESGAGKSNMTSALEFTAKLTNKIPNSSDNVKISSSLALHAIEYQSFKFNFFDVPGYVDFFGELESGLAACDGAIITVDGTADLSVGTETALELADSRNIPRFIFVNKIDSEKADYEKILLQLRKKYGKRIAPFHVPWGVAANFKGHINVVDMFAREYNGSECVNADMPTDMDDKILPIREMLLEAVAETSEELMEKYFNGEEFTTNEIHAGLRKGVLDCSVIPVICGSTTKNIGLHTTFDMIRDYLPEPMDNPKVDAKKDKTTCQIFKTIIDSFLGKVSYAKVLSGELKPDSEIYNLNKKKNEKIGKLGTNVAGKMEILKKGVCGDVVLLTKLEHAQTSDTLSTDKNETAQKNITFPKAQLLVAIEPLNKNDDEKMSTGLNKLMEEDPSFSWKRDMETKQTILGVQGELHSITLIEKLKSKFGVDIKTVDLKVPYRETIKGNSDVQGKYKKQSGGHGQYGDVLIKFSPCDEHFVFEETITGGRVPKSYIPAVEKGLRESLAHGVLADYPVTNIKAVLYDGSYHDVDSSEMAFKIAANLAFKKGMLEAKPTLLEPIMELTIFVPENCIGDIMGDINKKRGKIIGMDTHKSTKQKITAEIPMAETFKYATDLKSMTKGKGYFEMKLLKYEEVPFDLAQKIIEIRKK
- the coaD gene encoding pantetheine-phosphate adenylyltransferase gives rise to the protein MKKKALYPGSFDPITKGHLDIIRRSSKLFDKVVIGIFKNSSKSKSWFSDEEKVAMIKETLKKENIEAEVKIFNGLLVDFICQEKVDILIRGLRALSDYEYELQFTLTNKTLAKSEYETVFLTASREYLYLSSSLVKEVAQNNGDLSHFVTKEVEEKIIEKVELMSE
- the radA gene encoding DNA repair protein RadA, which gives rise to MKFICSECGYSSLKWLGKCPNCNSWGTFEEEVELKASKNIVSQDISISKISEIEIEKEFRMRTSFEEFDRVLGGGLIKGEVVLVTGSPGIGKSTLLLQLSQEYSKLGAVFYVSGEESASQIKQRADRVNVKSENLYIVSDTKIENIESIILKEKPKVVVIDSIQTMYSQNLSSIAGGVSQIRETTLKIIEIAKKNEISFYIVGHITKDGKLAGPKLLEHMVDAVLQIEGEENNYYRIIRSTKNRYGSTNEVSIFDIKENGISEVKNPSDFFISDRDEKNIGSIIVPVFEGSRVFLFEVQSLLGTPNFGMPRRTVEGYDKNRVEILSAVLSRSLKVDVNSKDIYINIPGGINLSDRSSDLAVVFSLLSSISGKPVSQKIAAIGELGLRGEVRKVSFIKNRITELEKLGFTGVYLPKSHKEELENEENNKSKRKIKLNYISNISELVERIK
- the disA gene encoding DNA integrity scanning diadenylate cyclase DisA gives rise to the protein MKKLTNRKKILEYIFEIISPGSKLREAVGRIQEAKLGALIVLGNPEELKDVMGGGFELNAEYSPQRVYELSKMDGAIILSEDIETIYGANIQLQPNYNIETDESGTRHQAAHRIAQQKGNLVITVSERRNKITVYLGKFRYLLNDIGGLFTKASQAITALEKYSVNIEKIRTNLSILEYDNTVMLFDVIECFRMYGLFFRMSEELKEYMSELGTEGRLIKIQYEEIMLNKNESFEALIRDYQKGCVKIEKIVNKVKNLTKEDLLDDEKILNLLGYDINVINLDEKIEPRGYGLLNNISKITKKDKETLIKEFSGVQSILAASVQEVTELKGISKFKALHISKALRRIKNKTALDRE
- a CDS encoding M18 family aminopeptidase, with the translated sequence MIHNTKELVNIQEKFLDMEVKSFGREVIEFIDDSVSTFHVVKNCSDILEENKFLRLMPQEKWKLKKGGKYFFKKSSSTIIAFTVGKNVDIKKGFKIFAAHTDSPCFKIKPNPEMITENILRLNTEVYGGPILNTWFDRPLSIAGRLIVKGENIFAPKTIKVKIDKPVMTIPNLAIHQNREVNNGVKIDRQNDVLPVLSLINEKFEKEEFLTKLILENVDVRKEDILDFDLYVYCWEKGCLLGANEEMISSPKIDNLASVYTGLLGLFEASKNEDRINVFVAFDNEEIGSATKQGADSNYLLNTLERIALTLGLDRIEFLQMIENSFMLSADAAHAAHPAHISKTDPTNRGKMNEGLSVKISAKQRYTSDAYSISVIKQLVEGTDIKIQNFVNESNEPGGSTIGPISATHLGIDSVDVGVPMLAMHSAREVCGVYDVFFLKELAKEFFSKG
- the fabF gene encoding beta-ketoacyl-ACP synthase II; amino-acid sequence: MKRVVITGIGLVTPLGTGREKAWKNLLAGECGIDKITQFDSSNHPVHIAAEVKDFEAEKFIEKKEMKKIARFSQFAIAASKEALEDAKLEITEENADRIGTIIGSGIGGLDVIEQEVEKLVTRGPKRVSPFYIPAAIANMASGNTSIYTGAKGPNKTVVTACASGTNSIGDAFQTILLGKADAMIAGGTEATVTPSGIAGFANLKALSTNPDPKTASRPFTADRDGFVLGEGAGVLILEELEHAKARGAKIYAEVVGYGETGDAYHMTAPSDGGEGAARAFKMAMEQGNIKPEEVGYINAHGTSTPANDKNETQAIKTAFGEHAYKLSVSSTKGATGHLLGGAGGIEAAFLALAIDRGIMPPTINYENPDPLCDLDYVPNKAVKRDIEVGMSSSLGFGGHNAVLAFRKYKG
- a CDS encoding DUF1385 domain-containing protein gives rise to the protein MKQKENRVTVGGQAVVEGVMMRGPKAIATAVRKQDGSIVYKKRILTENNNKWVKIPFIRGIISLYDAMFIGTSELIFASNQAGLEEEELSDKQIGFTILISVLVSIAVFMWLPSAVGGFLFPSNIVMQNLTEAIIKLLLFLGYIFGISFLKDIKRVFEYHGAEHKSIMNYELHKELTPKNAKVCTRFHPRCGTSFLLLVMLVSIIVFSLVDFILPMPKGNHLFMVLYKLITRVLFVPFVAGISYEFQRWSSFHLDNIFAKMIAIPGMWLQKITTREPDESQLEVAIVALKVSLGEEVNNATEVFVEKK